In one Conger conger chromosome 5, fConCon1.1, whole genome shotgun sequence genomic region, the following are encoded:
- the LOC133128100 gene encoding sorting nexin-14-like isoform X1 → MPRIKEYLESLKQYLKVDHVREVGRQYPVFCFILLFLLLSTVFLNRYLHVLMVFWSFLAGVVTFYCSLNPESLLPNIIFTIKPKTKQEQQELFPSGHNCAVCGKRKCKRHRPTLLLENYQPWLDLKVHSKVDASLSEVLELVLENFVYPWYRDITDDESFVDELRVTLRFAVAIMVRRAQKIDLPSLITSKLLKAAMKHIEVIAKAHQKVKNSEYLQQAALEEYGPDLHVALRSRRDELLYLRRLTEMLFPYILPPKASDCRSLVLLIREVMTGSVFLPSMDFLADPDTVNHLALIFIDDTPPEPALEPPSAMVPFLQKYIEPRNKKPSVLKLELKEIRKQQDLLFRFMNFLKQEGAVHVLQFCLTVEEFNDKILRPELSDEEMQSLHEEVKQIYETYCLDESIDKIRFDPSIVDEIRNIALGPYRGVVRLQTMCCLFEAYEHVLSLLENVFTPMFCHSDEYFRQLLRGAESPARSSKLSRNSLSLDDIRNTSKRESFAISRFSSKIKDVFKSTTMEGAMLPAPNAGEGEDDMVEEATVVLEDDTPAEAVCAPSTLRNLLAWTVTIPYVDFCDEDPKKERIPVFCIDVERSDRQEAGHEPQSWSVYRRYLEFYVLESKLTEFHGSFPDAQLPSKRIIGPKNYEFLTSKREEFEEYLQRLLQHPELSNSQLLADFLSPNSMESQFLDKILPDVNLGKIIKSVPGKLIKEKGQNLEPFILSFFNSCESPKPKPSRPELTILSPTSENNKKLFNDLYKNNASRSDEKRHNQNYFLEMITVDGVYDYLMYVGRVVFRIPDWMHHLLTSGRILFKNTLEAYADHYLQFKLDQVLQEHRVVSLITLLRDAVFCEDSEPRSPEDKQKRAKRTFEEMMRYIPDFLGKCIGEEAKYDGVRLLFDGLQQPLLNKQMTYVLLDIVTQELFPELSTVKTTASRPCGSSGSRMGVLA, encoded by the exons ATGCCAAGAATCAAAGAATACCTGGAAAGCTTGAAGCAGTATTTGAAGGTTGATCACGTCAGAGAAGTTGGCCGCCAGTATCCAGTCTTCTGTTTCATCTTACTGTTTTTGCTTCTGTCAACTGTTTTTCTGAACCG GTACCTTCATGTTTTGATGGTTTTTTGGTCATTCCTGGCAGGCGTGGTTACTTTTTATTGCTCCCTCAACCCTGAATCTCTGCTTCCTAACATCATCTTCACTATAAAGCCAAAGACCAAG CAGGAACAGCAGGAGTTGTTTCCCTCCGGTCATAACTGCGCTGTTTGTGGGAAACGGAAGTGCAAACGCCACAG ACCCACACTGCTTCTGGAAAACTATCAGCCATGGCTGGATTTGAAAGTGCATTCCAAAGTGGATGCGTCTCTTTCAGAA GTTCTGGAGTTGGTCCTAGAAAACTTTGTGTATCCATGGTACAG GGATATCACAGATGATGAATCGTTTGTGGATGAACTGCGAGTGACATTGCGCTTTGCTGTAGCCATCATGGTCCGCAGGGCACAGAAG ATTGATCTTCCATCTCTTATCACAAGCAAGCTGCTGAAAGCTGCCATGAAGCACATTGAAGTCATTGCAAAAGCACATCAGAAAG TGAAGAACAGTGAGTACCTGCAGCAGGCTGCTCTGGAGGAGTACGGGCCGGACCTGCACGTGGCCCTGCGCAGCCGTAGGGATGAGCTGCTCTACCTCCGCAGGCtgacagagatgctcttccctTACATCCTGCCCCCCAAGGCCAGCGACTGCAG ATCGCTTGTCCTGCTGATTCGAGAGGTGATGACCGGGTCTGTTTTCCTCCCCTCGATGGATTTCCTTGCCGATCCT GACACTGTGAATCACTTGGCCCTCATCTTCATCGATGACACCCCA CCCGAGCCAGCCCTGGAGCCCCCTTCTGCCATGGTCCCGTTCCTGCAGAAGTACATTGAGCCCCGCAACAAGAAGCCGTCT GTGCTGAAGCTGGAGCTGAAGGAGATCCGTAAGCAGCAGGACCTGCTGTTCCGCTTCATGAACTTCCTGAAGCAAGAGGGCGCCGTGCATGTGTTGCAGTTCTGCCTCACCGTGG AGGAGTTCAATGACAAGATCCTTCGTCCCGAGCTGAGCGACGAAGAGATGCAAAGCCTTCACGAGGAAGTGAAGCAGATCTACGAAACCTACTGCCTGGACGAGAGCATCGACAAGATCCGCTTCGACCCTTCCATCGTCGATGAAATCCGCAATA TCGCCCTGGGGCCCTACAGGGGAGTGGTGAGGCTGCAGACCATGTGCTGTCTGTTCGAGGCCTACGAGCACGTCCTGTCCCTGCTGGAGAACGTCTTCACCCCCATGTTCTGCCACAGTGATGAG TATTTCAGGCAGCTGTTGAGAGGAGCCGAGTCTCCGGCCAGAAGCTCCAAGCTGAGCAG AAATAGCCTGAGCTTGGACGATATCCG GAACACCTCAAAGCGCGAGTCTTTTGCGATCAGCCGCTTCAGCAGCAAAATCAAAGACGTCTTCAAGAGCACCACCATGGAAGGGGCCATGCTGCCAGCCCCCAACGCCGGGGAGGGAGAAGATGACATG GTGGAAGAGGCCACCGTGGTCCTGGAAGACGACACACCCGCGGAGGCGGTGTGTGCCCCCAGCACGCTCAGAAACCTGTTGGCCTGGACGGTCACTATCCCATACGTGGACTTCTGCGACGAGGACCCCAAGAAGGAGCGGATCCCCGTCTTCTGCATCGATGTGGAGCGCAGCGACCGCCAAGAAG ccggTCATGAGCCCCAGAGCTGGTCCGTGTACAGAAGATACCTCGAGTTCTACGTTCTCGAGTCTAAGCTCACGGAGTTCCACG GATCCTTCCCTGATGCACAACTGCCTTCTAAGAGGATAATAGGACCAAAAAACTATGAGTTCTTAACGTCAAAGCGGGAGGAATTTGAGGAGTATCTACAG AGACTGCTCCAGCACCCAGAACTGAGTAACAGCCAGCTCTTGGCAGACTTCCTGTCCCCTAACAGCATGGAGTCCCAGTTCCTGGATAAGATACTGCCAGATGTCAATCTAG GAAAGATTATCAAATCGGTCCCCGGTAAACTAATTAAAGAG AAAGGCCAGAACCTGGAGCCCTTCATCCTGTCGTTCTTCAACTCCTGCGAGTCGCCCAAGCCCAAACCCAGCCGTCCTGAGCTGACCATTCTCAGTCCGACTTCGGAGAACAACAAGAAG CTCTTCAACGATTTGTACAAAAACAACGCCAGCCGTTCTGATGAGAAACGGCACAACCAGAATTACTTCCTGGAGATGATCACAGTGGACGGAGTGTATGACTACCTCATGTATGTGG GCCGTGTGGTGTTCCGTATCCCTGACTGGATGCACCACTTGCTGACGAGCGGTCGGATCCTGTTCAAGAACACGCTGGAGGCCTACGCCGACCATTACCTGCAGTTCAAACTGGACCAGGTCCTGCAGGAGCACCGCGTGGTCTCTCTCATCACCCTGCTGAGAG ACGCAGTTTTCTGTGAGGACAGTGAACCTCGTTCCCCCGAAGACAAGCAGAAACGAGCCAAGCGCACGTTTGAAGAAATGATGAGATACATTCCAG
- the LOC133128100 gene encoding sorting nexin-14-like isoform X3, whose amino-acid sequence MPRIKEYLESLKQYLKVDHVREVGRQYPVFCFILLFLLLSTVFLNRYLHVLMVFWSFLAGVVTFYCSLNPESLLPNIIFTIKPKTKQEQQELFPSGHNCAVCGKRKCKRHRPTLLLENYQPWLDLKVHSKVDASLSEVLELVLENFVYPWYRDITDDESFVDELRVTLRFAVAIMVRRAQKIDLPSLITSKLLKAAMKHIEVIAKAHQKVKNSEYLQQAALEEYGPDLHVALRSRRDELLYLRRLTEMLFPYILPPKASDCRSLVLLIREVMTGSVFLPSMDFLADPDTVNHLALIFIDDTPPEPALEPPSAMVPFLQKYIEPRNKKPSVLKLELKEIRKQQDLLFRFMNFLKQEGAVHVLQFCLTVEEFNDKILRPELSDEEMQSLHEEVKQIYETYCLDESIDKIRFDPSIVDEIRNIALGPYRGVVRLQTMCCLFEAYEHVLSLLENVFTPMFCHSDEYFRQLLRGAESPARSSKLSRNTSKRESFAISRFSSKIKDVFKSTTMEGAMLPAPNAGEGEDDMVEEATVVLEDDTPAEAVCAPSTLRNLLAWTVTIPYVDFCDEDPKKERIPVFCIDVERSDRQEAGHEPQSWSVYRRYLEFYVLESKLTEFHGSFPDAQLPSKRIIGPKNYEFLTSKREEFEEYLQRLLQHPELSNSQLLADFLSPNSMESQFLDKILPDVNLGKIIKSVPGKLIKEKGQNLEPFILSFFNSCESPKPKPSRPELTILSPTSENNKKLFNDLYKNNASRSDEKRHNQNYFLEMITVDGVYDYLMYVGRVVFRIPDWMHHLLTSGRILFKNTLEAYADHYLQFKLDQVLQEHRVVSLITLLRDAVFCEDSEPRSPEDKQKRAKRTFEEMMRYIPDFLGKCIGEEAKYDGVRLLFDGLQQPLLNKQMTYVLLDIVTQELFPELSTVKTTASRPCGSSGSRMGVLA is encoded by the exons ATGCCAAGAATCAAAGAATACCTGGAAAGCTTGAAGCAGTATTTGAAGGTTGATCACGTCAGAGAAGTTGGCCGCCAGTATCCAGTCTTCTGTTTCATCTTACTGTTTTTGCTTCTGTCAACTGTTTTTCTGAACCG GTACCTTCATGTTTTGATGGTTTTTTGGTCATTCCTGGCAGGCGTGGTTACTTTTTATTGCTCCCTCAACCCTGAATCTCTGCTTCCTAACATCATCTTCACTATAAAGCCAAAGACCAAG CAGGAACAGCAGGAGTTGTTTCCCTCCGGTCATAACTGCGCTGTTTGTGGGAAACGGAAGTGCAAACGCCACAG ACCCACACTGCTTCTGGAAAACTATCAGCCATGGCTGGATTTGAAAGTGCATTCCAAAGTGGATGCGTCTCTTTCAGAA GTTCTGGAGTTGGTCCTAGAAAACTTTGTGTATCCATGGTACAG GGATATCACAGATGATGAATCGTTTGTGGATGAACTGCGAGTGACATTGCGCTTTGCTGTAGCCATCATGGTCCGCAGGGCACAGAAG ATTGATCTTCCATCTCTTATCACAAGCAAGCTGCTGAAAGCTGCCATGAAGCACATTGAAGTCATTGCAAAAGCACATCAGAAAG TGAAGAACAGTGAGTACCTGCAGCAGGCTGCTCTGGAGGAGTACGGGCCGGACCTGCACGTGGCCCTGCGCAGCCGTAGGGATGAGCTGCTCTACCTCCGCAGGCtgacagagatgctcttccctTACATCCTGCCCCCCAAGGCCAGCGACTGCAG ATCGCTTGTCCTGCTGATTCGAGAGGTGATGACCGGGTCTGTTTTCCTCCCCTCGATGGATTTCCTTGCCGATCCT GACACTGTGAATCACTTGGCCCTCATCTTCATCGATGACACCCCA CCCGAGCCAGCCCTGGAGCCCCCTTCTGCCATGGTCCCGTTCCTGCAGAAGTACATTGAGCCCCGCAACAAGAAGCCGTCT GTGCTGAAGCTGGAGCTGAAGGAGATCCGTAAGCAGCAGGACCTGCTGTTCCGCTTCATGAACTTCCTGAAGCAAGAGGGCGCCGTGCATGTGTTGCAGTTCTGCCTCACCGTGG AGGAGTTCAATGACAAGATCCTTCGTCCCGAGCTGAGCGACGAAGAGATGCAAAGCCTTCACGAGGAAGTGAAGCAGATCTACGAAACCTACTGCCTGGACGAGAGCATCGACAAGATCCGCTTCGACCCTTCCATCGTCGATGAAATCCGCAATA TCGCCCTGGGGCCCTACAGGGGAGTGGTGAGGCTGCAGACCATGTGCTGTCTGTTCGAGGCCTACGAGCACGTCCTGTCCCTGCTGGAGAACGTCTTCACCCCCATGTTCTGCCACAGTGATGAG TATTTCAGGCAGCTGTTGAGAGGAGCCGAGTCTCCGGCCAGAAGCTCCAAGCTGAGCAG GAACACCTCAAAGCGCGAGTCTTTTGCGATCAGCCGCTTCAGCAGCAAAATCAAAGACGTCTTCAAGAGCACCACCATGGAAGGGGCCATGCTGCCAGCCCCCAACGCCGGGGAGGGAGAAGATGACATG GTGGAAGAGGCCACCGTGGTCCTGGAAGACGACACACCCGCGGAGGCGGTGTGTGCCCCCAGCACGCTCAGAAACCTGTTGGCCTGGACGGTCACTATCCCATACGTGGACTTCTGCGACGAGGACCCCAAGAAGGAGCGGATCCCCGTCTTCTGCATCGATGTGGAGCGCAGCGACCGCCAAGAAG ccggTCATGAGCCCCAGAGCTGGTCCGTGTACAGAAGATACCTCGAGTTCTACGTTCTCGAGTCTAAGCTCACGGAGTTCCACG GATCCTTCCCTGATGCACAACTGCCTTCTAAGAGGATAATAGGACCAAAAAACTATGAGTTCTTAACGTCAAAGCGGGAGGAATTTGAGGAGTATCTACAG AGACTGCTCCAGCACCCAGAACTGAGTAACAGCCAGCTCTTGGCAGACTTCCTGTCCCCTAACAGCATGGAGTCCCAGTTCCTGGATAAGATACTGCCAGATGTCAATCTAG GAAAGATTATCAAATCGGTCCCCGGTAAACTAATTAAAGAG AAAGGCCAGAACCTGGAGCCCTTCATCCTGTCGTTCTTCAACTCCTGCGAGTCGCCCAAGCCCAAACCCAGCCGTCCTGAGCTGACCATTCTCAGTCCGACTTCGGAGAACAACAAGAAG CTCTTCAACGATTTGTACAAAAACAACGCCAGCCGTTCTGATGAGAAACGGCACAACCAGAATTACTTCCTGGAGATGATCACAGTGGACGGAGTGTATGACTACCTCATGTATGTGG GCCGTGTGGTGTTCCGTATCCCTGACTGGATGCACCACTTGCTGACGAGCGGTCGGATCCTGTTCAAGAACACGCTGGAGGCCTACGCCGACCATTACCTGCAGTTCAAACTGGACCAGGTCCTGCAGGAGCACCGCGTGGTCTCTCTCATCACCCTGCTGAGAG ACGCAGTTTTCTGTGAGGACAGTGAACCTCGTTCCCCCGAAGACAAGCAGAAACGAGCCAAGCGCACGTTTGAAGAAATGATGAGATACATTCCAG
- the LOC133128100 gene encoding sorting nexin-14-like isoform X2 encodes MPRIKEYLESLKQYLKVDHVREVGRQYPVFCFILLFLLLSTVFLNRYLHVLMVFWSFLAGVVTFYCSLNPESLLPNIIFTIKPKTKEQQELFPSGHNCAVCGKRKCKRHRPTLLLENYQPWLDLKVHSKVDASLSEVLELVLENFVYPWYRDITDDESFVDELRVTLRFAVAIMVRRAQKIDLPSLITSKLLKAAMKHIEVIAKAHQKVKNSEYLQQAALEEYGPDLHVALRSRRDELLYLRRLTEMLFPYILPPKASDCRSLVLLIREVMTGSVFLPSMDFLADPDTVNHLALIFIDDTPPEPALEPPSAMVPFLQKYIEPRNKKPSVLKLELKEIRKQQDLLFRFMNFLKQEGAVHVLQFCLTVEEFNDKILRPELSDEEMQSLHEEVKQIYETYCLDESIDKIRFDPSIVDEIRNIALGPYRGVVRLQTMCCLFEAYEHVLSLLENVFTPMFCHSDEYFRQLLRGAESPARSSKLSRNSLSLDDIRNTSKRESFAISRFSSKIKDVFKSTTMEGAMLPAPNAGEGEDDMVEEATVVLEDDTPAEAVCAPSTLRNLLAWTVTIPYVDFCDEDPKKERIPVFCIDVERSDRQEAGHEPQSWSVYRRYLEFYVLESKLTEFHGSFPDAQLPSKRIIGPKNYEFLTSKREEFEEYLQRLLQHPELSNSQLLADFLSPNSMESQFLDKILPDVNLGKIIKSVPGKLIKEKGQNLEPFILSFFNSCESPKPKPSRPELTILSPTSENNKKLFNDLYKNNASRSDEKRHNQNYFLEMITVDGVYDYLMYVGRVVFRIPDWMHHLLTSGRILFKNTLEAYADHYLQFKLDQVLQEHRVVSLITLLRDAVFCEDSEPRSPEDKQKRAKRTFEEMMRYIPDFLGKCIGEEAKYDGVRLLFDGLQQPLLNKQMTYVLLDIVTQELFPELSTVKTTASRPCGSSGSRMGVLA; translated from the exons ATGCCAAGAATCAAAGAATACCTGGAAAGCTTGAAGCAGTATTTGAAGGTTGATCACGTCAGAGAAGTTGGCCGCCAGTATCCAGTCTTCTGTTTCATCTTACTGTTTTTGCTTCTGTCAACTGTTTTTCTGAACCG GTACCTTCATGTTTTGATGGTTTTTTGGTCATTCCTGGCAGGCGTGGTTACTTTTTATTGCTCCCTCAACCCTGAATCTCTGCTTCCTAACATCATCTTCACTATAAAGCCAAAGACCAAG GAACAGCAGGAGTTGTTTCCCTCCGGTCATAACTGCGCTGTTTGTGGGAAACGGAAGTGCAAACGCCACAG ACCCACACTGCTTCTGGAAAACTATCAGCCATGGCTGGATTTGAAAGTGCATTCCAAAGTGGATGCGTCTCTTTCAGAA GTTCTGGAGTTGGTCCTAGAAAACTTTGTGTATCCATGGTACAG GGATATCACAGATGATGAATCGTTTGTGGATGAACTGCGAGTGACATTGCGCTTTGCTGTAGCCATCATGGTCCGCAGGGCACAGAAG ATTGATCTTCCATCTCTTATCACAAGCAAGCTGCTGAAAGCTGCCATGAAGCACATTGAAGTCATTGCAAAAGCACATCAGAAAG TGAAGAACAGTGAGTACCTGCAGCAGGCTGCTCTGGAGGAGTACGGGCCGGACCTGCACGTGGCCCTGCGCAGCCGTAGGGATGAGCTGCTCTACCTCCGCAGGCtgacagagatgctcttccctTACATCCTGCCCCCCAAGGCCAGCGACTGCAG ATCGCTTGTCCTGCTGATTCGAGAGGTGATGACCGGGTCTGTTTTCCTCCCCTCGATGGATTTCCTTGCCGATCCT GACACTGTGAATCACTTGGCCCTCATCTTCATCGATGACACCCCA CCCGAGCCAGCCCTGGAGCCCCCTTCTGCCATGGTCCCGTTCCTGCAGAAGTACATTGAGCCCCGCAACAAGAAGCCGTCT GTGCTGAAGCTGGAGCTGAAGGAGATCCGTAAGCAGCAGGACCTGCTGTTCCGCTTCATGAACTTCCTGAAGCAAGAGGGCGCCGTGCATGTGTTGCAGTTCTGCCTCACCGTGG AGGAGTTCAATGACAAGATCCTTCGTCCCGAGCTGAGCGACGAAGAGATGCAAAGCCTTCACGAGGAAGTGAAGCAGATCTACGAAACCTACTGCCTGGACGAGAGCATCGACAAGATCCGCTTCGACCCTTCCATCGTCGATGAAATCCGCAATA TCGCCCTGGGGCCCTACAGGGGAGTGGTGAGGCTGCAGACCATGTGCTGTCTGTTCGAGGCCTACGAGCACGTCCTGTCCCTGCTGGAGAACGTCTTCACCCCCATGTTCTGCCACAGTGATGAG TATTTCAGGCAGCTGTTGAGAGGAGCCGAGTCTCCGGCCAGAAGCTCCAAGCTGAGCAG AAATAGCCTGAGCTTGGACGATATCCG GAACACCTCAAAGCGCGAGTCTTTTGCGATCAGCCGCTTCAGCAGCAAAATCAAAGACGTCTTCAAGAGCACCACCATGGAAGGGGCCATGCTGCCAGCCCCCAACGCCGGGGAGGGAGAAGATGACATG GTGGAAGAGGCCACCGTGGTCCTGGAAGACGACACACCCGCGGAGGCGGTGTGTGCCCCCAGCACGCTCAGAAACCTGTTGGCCTGGACGGTCACTATCCCATACGTGGACTTCTGCGACGAGGACCCCAAGAAGGAGCGGATCCCCGTCTTCTGCATCGATGTGGAGCGCAGCGACCGCCAAGAAG ccggTCATGAGCCCCAGAGCTGGTCCGTGTACAGAAGATACCTCGAGTTCTACGTTCTCGAGTCTAAGCTCACGGAGTTCCACG GATCCTTCCCTGATGCACAACTGCCTTCTAAGAGGATAATAGGACCAAAAAACTATGAGTTCTTAACGTCAAAGCGGGAGGAATTTGAGGAGTATCTACAG AGACTGCTCCAGCACCCAGAACTGAGTAACAGCCAGCTCTTGGCAGACTTCCTGTCCCCTAACAGCATGGAGTCCCAGTTCCTGGATAAGATACTGCCAGATGTCAATCTAG GAAAGATTATCAAATCGGTCCCCGGTAAACTAATTAAAGAG AAAGGCCAGAACCTGGAGCCCTTCATCCTGTCGTTCTTCAACTCCTGCGAGTCGCCCAAGCCCAAACCCAGCCGTCCTGAGCTGACCATTCTCAGTCCGACTTCGGAGAACAACAAGAAG CTCTTCAACGATTTGTACAAAAACAACGCCAGCCGTTCTGATGAGAAACGGCACAACCAGAATTACTTCCTGGAGATGATCACAGTGGACGGAGTGTATGACTACCTCATGTATGTGG GCCGTGTGGTGTTCCGTATCCCTGACTGGATGCACCACTTGCTGACGAGCGGTCGGATCCTGTTCAAGAACACGCTGGAGGCCTACGCCGACCATTACCTGCAGTTCAAACTGGACCAGGTCCTGCAGGAGCACCGCGTGGTCTCTCTCATCACCCTGCTGAGAG ACGCAGTTTTCTGTGAGGACAGTGAACCTCGTTCCCCCGAAGACAAGCAGAAACGAGCCAAGCGCACGTTTGAAGAAATGATGAGATACATTCCAG